One window from the genome of Hoplias malabaricus isolate fHopMal1 chromosome X2, fHopMal1.hap1, whole genome shotgun sequence encodes:
- the LOC136676761 gene encoding golgin subfamily A member 3-like isoform X2: MEDGKTEAVLTEDPSLSTTESYKHGERQNPPTAEKIPNAANEPSLEMENEEKIRLEARRRLEEQLKQYRVQRQKERSHRSTTKSRPSSTLDPELMLHPDGLPRASAVAMTTEYSFLRTSVPRGPKLGSLGGIPPPKERKSRPSRNNRIHSLADYRTPESDGKPGLSASVSAETSFSSVQSSISSVSTISELNVSSEIDGPPETKAVRDNVSEMDGNESDSSSYSSASAPYGSVMNSRVAAFTGEGHRAEALGHFPPLRDVLQAASEEQRELMELEREREEREGMTESRSRRDSFSSSVSYGSSVMGTHDEMLQVLKEKMRLEGQLESLSSEANQALKEKTELQAQLAAVNAQLQAQNDESRLSAERQSALVSELSSLRANCSSLERAMGDLQTQLEDKNASLTSVGNDLQVAEEQYQRLMGKVEEMQQSMTSKDNTVSDLRQQLGVLQTQLQQVQSERSALQSRLQTSQAEVQSLQQLRSWYQQQLAVAQEARVRLQTQMANIQAGQMTQIGVMENLKMENVSLSHKLSETKHRSIKEKERIAVQLQSIEADMLTQEAAIQHIQDAKLMVEEDLQHKLEEFEEEREQLLKMANTATALERELDQVKVSLSQKDSQLASFQKEHVELMMQLTSAQEQLQEREQTLQLLEARYSQLEEQLQELQTDASAQQDELQLLRGEKIVLEVALQAARAEKSELDEGAERLGEDVLTAADTLEQLRQDVQVKTTQIESLQQENVSLKKQAQKLKEQFTQQKVMVEAYRRDASSKEQLISELKASKKRLAAEVKELKDEVLQLQRDKSSTEQEQHRLLQEVQSVQQQMNSMEQHLQNIQTERDQLDTQLQSLQFDQNQLSAVTEENETLKKKLEQMQQEAKKAISEQKMRMKRLGTDLTSAQKDMKAKHKAYENAVGILSRRLQEALSQKETAEAELIKLKAQVQEGGNNQALQVKVDSLQAELKAVLNSKTLLEKELQEVISLTSAELEEYQEKVLELEDELQESRCFKKRIRRLEEANKKLALELEHEKGKLAGLGQSHNALREHANILETALAKREADLVQLNLQVQAVLKRKEEEDQQMKQLVQTLQSALEKEKIKVKDLTEQVAEAKLEAGHNRRHYRAAVLELSELRKDLQAKEELLKTLQDQAKTLEAQDAQRSEELSRFQTELTEAHTQLQILQKQLDDEHNKQPLTNQEVEDLKWEVEQKQREIEAQRHQLELSEQSNQRELDSVQDTLQRVRLELELVQEELNGTRKDKFVLQAKVAELRNSMKTLLQQNTQLKQEFKHARNRKRMDAKGDSTPVTPVKIPDCPVPASLLDELLKPSASVNKEPLNNLHNCLRQLKQEMDSLQKQMEEHTFSVASWAGAEEELNKFGIHENSPKQRPKDEEEPETPQEAS; this comes from the exons CTGCAAACGAGCCATCTCTTGAGATGGAGAATGAGGAAAAGATTCGTTTGGAGGCTCGGAGGCGTCTGGAGGAGCAGCTCAAGCAATACCGTGTCCAAAGACAAAAGGAGAGG TCTCATCGTTCAACTACAAAATCCCGTCCCTCCAGCACCCTGGACCCGGAGCTGATGCTTCACCCTGACGGTCTACCCAGGGCCAGCGCTGTCGCCATGACAACAGAATACTCCTTCTTGCGCACCAGCGTACCCCGGGGGCCCAAGTTGGGCAGCCTTGGGGGAATCCCACCACCTAAAGAGAGGAAGTCCAGACCTTCCCGCAACAACAGAATCCATTCCCTTGCCGACTACAGGACGCCTGAATCTGACGGAAAGCCTGGGCTTTCTGCCTCAGTGTCTGCAGAAACCTCGTTCAGCTCGGTTCAGTCCTCaatcagctccgtctccacaaTTTCAGAACTGAACGTGAGCTCCGAAATTGATGGCCCTCCAGAGACAAAAGCAGTCCGGGATAATGTTTCGGAGATGGATGGAAATGAAAGCGACAGCTCATCCTACAGCAGCGCCTCGGCTCCCTATGGCTCAGTAATGAACAGCAGGGTGGCAGCATTTACAGGGGAGGGCCACAGGGCTGAAGCTCTAGGCCACTTCCCTCCACTGAGGGATGTATTGCAGGCTGCGAGTGAGGAGCAAAGAGAGCTGatggagctggagagagagagagaagagagagagggaatgactGAGTCTCGCAGCCGAAGAGATAGCTTCTCTAGCAG CGTGTCGTATGGGAGCTCAGTAATGGGGACTCATGATGAGATGCTCCAGGTCTTAAAGGAGAAAATGAGGCTGGAGGGGCAGCTGGAGTCTCTCTCCTCAGAAGCCAATCAG GCCCTGAAGGAGAAGACAGAGCTCCAGGCTCAGCTGGCAGCAGTCAATGCCCAGCTGCAGGCTCAGAATGATGAGTCTCGGCTCAGTGCAGAGCGTCAAAGCGCTCTGGTCTCGGAATTGTCCTCTCTTCGAGCCAACTGCTCCTCACTGGAAAGAGCCATGGGAGACCTGCAGACACAACTTGAGGACAAAAATGCCAGCCTCACCTCAGTAGGCAATGACTTGCAGGTGGCAGAAGAGCAGTACCAGAGGCTTATGGGAAAGGTTGAAGAGATGCAACAAAGCATGACCTCCAAAGACAACACAG TGAGTGATTTGCGCCAGCAGCTGGGTGTTCTGCAGACACAACTGCAGCAGGTGCAGTCGGAACGCAGCGCCCTCCAAAGTCGGCTGCAGACATCGCAGGCTGAGGTGCAGTCATTGCAGCAACTCCGCAGTTGGTATCAGCAGCAACTCGCAGTTGCACAGGAGGCTCGTGTTCGTCTGCAGACTCAGATGGCTAACATTCAG GCTGGACAAATGACTCAGATTGGAGTGATGGAGAACCTGAAGATGGAGAACGTTAGTCTCTCTCATAAGCTCTCAGAGACTAAACACCGCTCtattaaagagaaagaaagaattgCCGTCCAGCTGCAGAGCATAGAG GCAGATATGCTAACGCAGGAAGCAGCGATCCAGCACATTCAGGATGCGAAGTTGATGGTGGAGGAAGATCTTCAGCACAAACTGGAGGAGtttgaggaggagagagagcagtTGCTGAAAATGGCAAACACGGCTACAGCACTGGAGAGAGAGTTAGATCAG gtgaaggtgtctctctctcagaaggACTCTCAACTGGCCTCATTCCAGAAGGAGCACGTAGAGTTGATGATGCAGTTGACATCTGCACAGGAGCAATTGCAGGAAAGAGAGCAGACACTGCAGCTGCTGGAGGCTCGCTACTCCCAGCTGGAGGAACAGCTGCAGGAGCTGCAGACAGATGCATCTGCACAACAAGATGAGCTGCAGCTCCTCAGAGGAGAGAAGATTGTCCTGGAGGTCGCACTGCAGGCGGCCAGGGCTGAGAAGAGTGAGCTGGACGAGGGGGCTGAGAGACTTGGGGAGGATGTCCTCACTGCTGCAGATACCCTCGAACAGCTCCGACAGGACGTACAGGTCAAGACTACACAG ATCGAGTCATTACAGCAGGAAAACGTCTCCTTGAAGAAGCAAGCACAGAAACTGAAGGAGCAGTTCACACAGCAAAAG GTGATGGTGGAGGCCTATAGGCGGGATGCTAGTTCTAAGGAGCAGCTGATCTCCGAGCTGAAGGCGTCTAAGAAGCGCCTCGCTGCGGAGGTGAAGGAGTTGAAGGATGAGGTACTGCAGCTTCAGAGAGATAAGAGCAGTACCGAACAGGAGCAACACCGGCTCTTGCAGGAGGTACAAAGTGTTCAGCAACAGATGAACAGCATGGAGCAACATCTACAGAATATACAGACGGAAAGAGACCAGCTTGATACCCAGCTCCAG TCTCTGCAGTTTGACCAGAATCAGCTGAGCGCTGTGACGGAGGAGAATGAGACGCTAAAGAAGAAACTCGAGCAGATGCAGCAGGAAGCCAAGAA GGCAATCTCTGAGCAGAAGATGAGAATGAAGAGGCTGGGGACAGATTTAACGAGCGCACAAAAGGATATGAAGGCTAAACACAAAGCTTATGAGAATGCTGTTGGAATACTGAGCCGTCGCCTGCAGGAGGCACTCTCTCAAAAAGAGACTGCTGAGGCAGAACTAATCAAGCTCAAAGCCCAGGTCCAGGAAGGGGGAAACAACCAGGCTCTGCAG GTAAAGGTGGACAGTTTGCAGGCAGAGCTGAAGGCAGTTCTCAACAGTAAAACTCTGCTGGAGAAGGAGCTGCAGGAAGTGATCAGTTTGACAAGCGCTGAACTAGAGGAGTATCAGGAGAAAGTGCTGGAGCTTGAGGATGAG CTGCAGGAGTCACGCTGTTTTAAGAAGAGGATACGTCGTCTAGAGGAGGCCAATAAGAAACTGGCTCTGGAACTGGAGCATGAAAAAGGGAAGTTAGCTGGTCTAGGCCAGTCTCACAATGCACTGCGAGAGCATGCTAACATCCTGGAGACCGCTCTCGCAAAGAGGGAGGCAGACTTAGTCCAACTCAACCTGCAG GTCCAGGCTGTGTTAAAGAGAAAGGAGGAAGAAGATCAGCAGATGAAGCAGCTGGTTCAAACTCTACAGAGTGCACTGGAGAAGGAGAAGATTAAAGTGAAGGatctcacagagcag GTGGCAGAAGCGAAGTTGGAGGCGGGGCATAACCGCAGACATTATCGAGCTGCAGTTCTGGAGCTCAGCGAACTGAGGAAGGACCTTCAGGCCAAAGAGGAATTGCTGAAAACTCTGCAGGACCAGGCCAAAACACTGGA AGCTCAAGATGCCCAGCGCTCAGAGGAATTATCTCGATTCCAGACAGAGCTCACTGAGGCTCACACACAACTGCAGATTCTACAGAAACAGCTGGACGATGAACACAACAAACAGCCACTTACTAACCAGGAG GTGGAGGATCTGAAGTGGGAAGTTGAACAGAAGCAGCGTGAAATTGAGGCACAGCGCCACCAACTGGAGCTTTCAGAGCAGagcaaccagagagaactggacAGTGTACAGGACACACTGCAG CGAGTTCGTTTGGAGCTTGAGCTGGTACAGGAAGAATTAAACGGCACCAGAAAAGACAAGTTTGTTCTCCAGGCGAAAGTGGCTGAACTGAGGAACAGCATGAAGACACTACTGCAgcaaaacacacaactcaaacagGAATTCAAACATGCCCGTAACAggaag agAATGGATGCGAAAGGTGACTCTACCCCAGTGACACCAGTAAAAATTCCTGACTGTCCGGTTCCTGCGTCCCTATTGGATGAGCTCCTGAAGCCTTCAGCATCTGTCAACAAAGAGCCACTCAATAACCTGCACAACTGCCTAAGGCAGCTGAA GCAAGAAATGGACAGTCTTCAAAAGCAGATGGAGGAGCACACTTTCTCTGTGGCATCGTGGGCCGGCGCTGAGGAGGAGCTAAACAAATTTGGAATTCATGAAAACAGTCCCAAACAAAGGCCCAAAGATGAGGAGGAGCCAGAGACACCACAAGAGgcttcttaa
- the LOC136676761 gene encoding golgin subfamily A member 3-like isoform X1: MEDGKTEAVLTEDPSLSTTESYKHGERQNPPTAEKIPNGHVQVEPLENGEASEALGAAGDSGRTPTSDRPPPGVASFPLSLEKPDGSAHKSDALQSLRLSIPMQETELSANEPSLEMENEEKIRLEARRRLEEQLKQYRVQRQKERSHRSTTKSRPSSTLDPELMLHPDGLPRASAVAMTTEYSFLRTSVPRGPKLGSLGGIPPPKERKSRPSRNNRIHSLADYRTPESDGKPGLSASVSAETSFSSVQSSISSVSTISELNVSSEIDGPPETKAVRDNVSEMDGNESDSSSYSSASAPYGSVMNSRVAAFTGEGHRAEALGHFPPLRDVLQAASEEQRELMELEREREEREGMTESRSRRDSFSSSVSYGSSVMGTHDEMLQVLKEKMRLEGQLESLSSEANQALKEKTELQAQLAAVNAQLQAQNDESRLSAERQSALVSELSSLRANCSSLERAMGDLQTQLEDKNASLTSVGNDLQVAEEQYQRLMGKVEEMQQSMTSKDNTVSDLRQQLGVLQTQLQQVQSERSALQSRLQTSQAEVQSLQQLRSWYQQQLAVAQEARVRLQTQMANIQAGQMTQIGVMENLKMENVSLSHKLSETKHRSIKEKERIAVQLQSIEADMLTQEAAIQHIQDAKLMVEEDLQHKLEEFEEEREQLLKMANTATALERELDQVKVSLSQKDSQLASFQKEHVELMMQLTSAQEQLQEREQTLQLLEARYSQLEEQLQELQTDASAQQDELQLLRGEKIVLEVALQAARAEKSELDEGAERLGEDVLTAADTLEQLRQDVQVKTTQIESLQQENVSLKKQAQKLKEQFTQQKVMVEAYRRDASSKEQLISELKASKKRLAAEVKELKDEVLQLQRDKSSTEQEQHRLLQEVQSVQQQMNSMEQHLQNIQTERDQLDTQLQSLQFDQNQLSAVTEENETLKKKLEQMQQEAKKAISEQKMRMKRLGTDLTSAQKDMKAKHKAYENAVGILSRRLQEALSQKETAEAELIKLKAQVQEGGNNQALQVKVDSLQAELKAVLNSKTLLEKELQEVISLTSAELEEYQEKVLELEDELQESRCFKKRIRRLEEANKKLALELEHEKGKLAGLGQSHNALREHANILETALAKREADLVQLNLQVQAVLKRKEEEDQQMKQLVQTLQSALEKEKIKVKDLTEQVAEAKLEAGHNRRHYRAAVLELSELRKDLQAKEELLKTLQDQAKTLEAQDAQRSEELSRFQTELTEAHTQLQILQKQLDDEHNKQPLTNQEVEDLKWEVEQKQREIEAQRHQLELSEQSNQRELDSVQDTLQRVRLELELVQEELNGTRKDKFVLQAKVAELRNSMKTLLQQNTQLKQEFKHARNRKRMDAKGDSTPVTPVKIPDCPVPASLLDELLKPSASVNKEPLNNLHNCLRQLKQEMDSLQKQMEEHTFSVASWAGAEEELNKFGIHENSPKQRPKDEEEPETPQEAS; encoded by the exons CTGCAAACGAGCCATCTCTTGAGATGGAGAATGAGGAAAAGATTCGTTTGGAGGCTCGGAGGCGTCTGGAGGAGCAGCTCAAGCAATACCGTGTCCAAAGACAAAAGGAGAGG TCTCATCGTTCAACTACAAAATCCCGTCCCTCCAGCACCCTGGACCCGGAGCTGATGCTTCACCCTGACGGTCTACCCAGGGCCAGCGCTGTCGCCATGACAACAGAATACTCCTTCTTGCGCACCAGCGTACCCCGGGGGCCCAAGTTGGGCAGCCTTGGGGGAATCCCACCACCTAAAGAGAGGAAGTCCAGACCTTCCCGCAACAACAGAATCCATTCCCTTGCCGACTACAGGACGCCTGAATCTGACGGAAAGCCTGGGCTTTCTGCCTCAGTGTCTGCAGAAACCTCGTTCAGCTCGGTTCAGTCCTCaatcagctccgtctccacaaTTTCAGAACTGAACGTGAGCTCCGAAATTGATGGCCCTCCAGAGACAAAAGCAGTCCGGGATAATGTTTCGGAGATGGATGGAAATGAAAGCGACAGCTCATCCTACAGCAGCGCCTCGGCTCCCTATGGCTCAGTAATGAACAGCAGGGTGGCAGCATTTACAGGGGAGGGCCACAGGGCTGAAGCTCTAGGCCACTTCCCTCCACTGAGGGATGTATTGCAGGCTGCGAGTGAGGAGCAAAGAGAGCTGatggagctggagagagagagagaagagagagagggaatgactGAGTCTCGCAGCCGAAGAGATAGCTTCTCTAGCAG CGTGTCGTATGGGAGCTCAGTAATGGGGACTCATGATGAGATGCTCCAGGTCTTAAAGGAGAAAATGAGGCTGGAGGGGCAGCTGGAGTCTCTCTCCTCAGAAGCCAATCAG GCCCTGAAGGAGAAGACAGAGCTCCAGGCTCAGCTGGCAGCAGTCAATGCCCAGCTGCAGGCTCAGAATGATGAGTCTCGGCTCAGTGCAGAGCGTCAAAGCGCTCTGGTCTCGGAATTGTCCTCTCTTCGAGCCAACTGCTCCTCACTGGAAAGAGCCATGGGAGACCTGCAGACACAACTTGAGGACAAAAATGCCAGCCTCACCTCAGTAGGCAATGACTTGCAGGTGGCAGAAGAGCAGTACCAGAGGCTTATGGGAAAGGTTGAAGAGATGCAACAAAGCATGACCTCCAAAGACAACACAG TGAGTGATTTGCGCCAGCAGCTGGGTGTTCTGCAGACACAACTGCAGCAGGTGCAGTCGGAACGCAGCGCCCTCCAAAGTCGGCTGCAGACATCGCAGGCTGAGGTGCAGTCATTGCAGCAACTCCGCAGTTGGTATCAGCAGCAACTCGCAGTTGCACAGGAGGCTCGTGTTCGTCTGCAGACTCAGATGGCTAACATTCAG GCTGGACAAATGACTCAGATTGGAGTGATGGAGAACCTGAAGATGGAGAACGTTAGTCTCTCTCATAAGCTCTCAGAGACTAAACACCGCTCtattaaagagaaagaaagaattgCCGTCCAGCTGCAGAGCATAGAG GCAGATATGCTAACGCAGGAAGCAGCGATCCAGCACATTCAGGATGCGAAGTTGATGGTGGAGGAAGATCTTCAGCACAAACTGGAGGAGtttgaggaggagagagagcagtTGCTGAAAATGGCAAACACGGCTACAGCACTGGAGAGAGAGTTAGATCAG gtgaaggtgtctctctctcagaaggACTCTCAACTGGCCTCATTCCAGAAGGAGCACGTAGAGTTGATGATGCAGTTGACATCTGCACAGGAGCAATTGCAGGAAAGAGAGCAGACACTGCAGCTGCTGGAGGCTCGCTACTCCCAGCTGGAGGAACAGCTGCAGGAGCTGCAGACAGATGCATCTGCACAACAAGATGAGCTGCAGCTCCTCAGAGGAGAGAAGATTGTCCTGGAGGTCGCACTGCAGGCGGCCAGGGCTGAGAAGAGTGAGCTGGACGAGGGGGCTGAGAGACTTGGGGAGGATGTCCTCACTGCTGCAGATACCCTCGAACAGCTCCGACAGGACGTACAGGTCAAGACTACACAG ATCGAGTCATTACAGCAGGAAAACGTCTCCTTGAAGAAGCAAGCACAGAAACTGAAGGAGCAGTTCACACAGCAAAAG GTGATGGTGGAGGCCTATAGGCGGGATGCTAGTTCTAAGGAGCAGCTGATCTCCGAGCTGAAGGCGTCTAAGAAGCGCCTCGCTGCGGAGGTGAAGGAGTTGAAGGATGAGGTACTGCAGCTTCAGAGAGATAAGAGCAGTACCGAACAGGAGCAACACCGGCTCTTGCAGGAGGTACAAAGTGTTCAGCAACAGATGAACAGCATGGAGCAACATCTACAGAATATACAGACGGAAAGAGACCAGCTTGATACCCAGCTCCAG TCTCTGCAGTTTGACCAGAATCAGCTGAGCGCTGTGACGGAGGAGAATGAGACGCTAAAGAAGAAACTCGAGCAGATGCAGCAGGAAGCCAAGAA GGCAATCTCTGAGCAGAAGATGAGAATGAAGAGGCTGGGGACAGATTTAACGAGCGCACAAAAGGATATGAAGGCTAAACACAAAGCTTATGAGAATGCTGTTGGAATACTGAGCCGTCGCCTGCAGGAGGCACTCTCTCAAAAAGAGACTGCTGAGGCAGAACTAATCAAGCTCAAAGCCCAGGTCCAGGAAGGGGGAAACAACCAGGCTCTGCAG GTAAAGGTGGACAGTTTGCAGGCAGAGCTGAAGGCAGTTCTCAACAGTAAAACTCTGCTGGAGAAGGAGCTGCAGGAAGTGATCAGTTTGACAAGCGCTGAACTAGAGGAGTATCAGGAGAAAGTGCTGGAGCTTGAGGATGAG CTGCAGGAGTCACGCTGTTTTAAGAAGAGGATACGTCGTCTAGAGGAGGCCAATAAGAAACTGGCTCTGGAACTGGAGCATGAAAAAGGGAAGTTAGCTGGTCTAGGCCAGTCTCACAATGCACTGCGAGAGCATGCTAACATCCTGGAGACCGCTCTCGCAAAGAGGGAGGCAGACTTAGTCCAACTCAACCTGCAG GTCCAGGCTGTGTTAAAGAGAAAGGAGGAAGAAGATCAGCAGATGAAGCAGCTGGTTCAAACTCTACAGAGTGCACTGGAGAAGGAGAAGATTAAAGTGAAGGatctcacagagcag GTGGCAGAAGCGAAGTTGGAGGCGGGGCATAACCGCAGACATTATCGAGCTGCAGTTCTGGAGCTCAGCGAACTGAGGAAGGACCTTCAGGCCAAAGAGGAATTGCTGAAAACTCTGCAGGACCAGGCCAAAACACTGGA AGCTCAAGATGCCCAGCGCTCAGAGGAATTATCTCGATTCCAGACAGAGCTCACTGAGGCTCACACACAACTGCAGATTCTACAGAAACAGCTGGACGATGAACACAACAAACAGCCACTTACTAACCAGGAG GTGGAGGATCTGAAGTGGGAAGTTGAACAGAAGCAGCGTGAAATTGAGGCACAGCGCCACCAACTGGAGCTTTCAGAGCAGagcaaccagagagaactggacAGTGTACAGGACACACTGCAG CGAGTTCGTTTGGAGCTTGAGCTGGTACAGGAAGAATTAAACGGCACCAGAAAAGACAAGTTTGTTCTCCAGGCGAAAGTGGCTGAACTGAGGAACAGCATGAAGACACTACTGCAgcaaaacacacaactcaaacagGAATTCAAACATGCCCGTAACAggaag agAATGGATGCGAAAGGTGACTCTACCCCAGTGACACCAGTAAAAATTCCTGACTGTCCGGTTCCTGCGTCCCTATTGGATGAGCTCCTGAAGCCTTCAGCATCTGTCAACAAAGAGCCACTCAATAACCTGCACAACTGCCTAAGGCAGCTGAA GCAAGAAATGGACAGTCTTCAAAAGCAGATGGAGGAGCACACTTTCTCTGTGGCATCGTGGGCCGGCGCTGAGGAGGAGCTAAACAAATTTGGAATTCATGAAAACAGTCCCAAACAAAGGCCCAAAGATGAGGAGGAGCCAGAGACACCACAAGAGgcttcttaa